The sequence CAGCGTGTCGGTCACGGCCACCTCGACGTTGGTGGCCTTCGCCCCCTGGAGCGCGATTTCAGGCACCTTCACCAGCCGGACGGTGAGGATGTCATGGGACGCCTGGAGCCGGAACGTGGGGGCGCCCTCGACCTGGAGCCCGAGCCTGTCCGCGAACGCCTTCGACAGCACCACCCGGACGGAGTCTCCGTCGATGAGGAAGCGACCGCGCTCCTTCCCGCCGACCGTGACCTCCACCTCGCGCGGCCCCTTCGCGGGGAACGACACCTCCGCGCGGCCCTGCCCGTCCGTCCCGCAGCGGCCCGCGCTCACGAGCTCGGTCAGCCGCTCCTCCATCTTCGAGCCCGGCGCCGGCACGGTTCCGACGAGCAGGTTCTCCTGCACCGTCAGCCGCGCCTGGCAGTGACGCCCCCGGCGCGCGTCGACGGTGGCCAGCAGGTTGGCCACCTGCGTCTCGCCGGGCTTGAGGAAGAAGGCCTGCCGGAAGTCGGCGGCCGCCTTGTCCAGCGCGCTGCTCGCCTCGTAGGCCATGCCGCGCCAGACGAAGTAGTTGGCGTTGTCGGGCGCGCCGGCGATGAGCTCCGACACGTCCTTCGCGGCGAGCTCGAACTCCTGGAGCTGCACGTGGGCCGTGTAGGTGAGCTGCCGGAGCGCGGTGGACTTCCCGCACTTCGCGATGAAGTCGTCACCGGCCTGGATGGTGCCCTTCAGGTCGCGGGCCTCGAACAGGGCCTGGGCGAGCTCGCGCCCCTTCGTCTTGTCGCACGGCTGGCGCGCCAGCTCCTCCTTCAGGTGGCGGATGAACACGCCCTTCTTGCCGTAGTCGAAGGCCGTGGCCTCCGGTGCGGCCTCGCTGGCGGGACGCAGTGCGAACCAGGCTCCCGCGGCGACGGCGGCCACGACCAGCGTGACGCCCACGCCCACCGTGCGCAGCGTCTTCGCGCGGTGGTAGCGCTCGACGCAGGCGGCGCAGCGGTCCTTGCCACCCTCGAAGGTGGCGCACTTCGGACAGAGAACCTTGTCACAGCCGCCACAGCGGAAGGCGGGGTCGGCGTCGGAGTTGTGGATGCAGGTGGGCTCGGTCAGCACGGGGCGCCTTCTAGCCCGCGCTCCGGGGAGGCGCAAAGCAGGGCCCATGCAATCGACCCACGGAACGTCCGTAGGAAGCCTGTCCCGGAGTCCTCAGGAGCCGTCCATGCGCCTGT comes from Pyxidicoccus trucidator and encodes:
- a CDS encoding aspartyl protease family protein, with amino-acid sequence MLTEPTCIHNSDADPAFRCGGCDKVLCPKCATFEGGKDRCAACVERYHRAKTLRTVGVGVTLVVAAVAAGAWFALRPASEAAPEATAFDYGKKGVFIRHLKEELARQPCDKTKGRELAQALFEARDLKGTIQAGDDFIAKCGKSTALRQLTYTAHVQLQEFELAAKDVSELIAGAPDNANYFVWRGMAYEASSALDKAAADFRQAFFLKPGETQVANLLATVDARRGRHCQARLTVQENLLVGTVPAPGSKMEERLTELVSAGRCGTDGQGRAEVSFPAKGPREVEVTVGGKERGRFLIDGDSVRVVLSKAFADRLGLQVEGAPTFRLQASHDILTVRLVKVPEIALQGAKATNVEVAVTDTLPDGVDGLLGLSFLARFDQKQDAKAGRLTLIERPRESQVVFTP